One Bacillota bacterium DNA window includes the following coding sequences:
- the lptB gene encoding LPS export ABC transporter ATP-binding protein, translated as MSIVCRDLAKSYGRRRVVQGVSLEVEQGEVVGLLGPNGAGKTTTFYMIVGLEAAQGGSITLAGRDITRLPMHRRARLGLGYLAQEPSIFRKMTVEENILAVLELMGLSCAARRDRLEGLLDELAIGHIRKQMGYTLSGGERRRVEIARALATSPKFILLDEPFTGVDPIAVADIQEIIGRFRRQGLGVLITDHNVRDTLSIVDRAYIMHQGKILVSGDAESIAEDPVARKFYLGERFTL; from the coding sequence GTGTCGATCGTCTGCCGGGATCTCGCAAAGTCGTACGGCCGGCGCAGGGTCGTGCAGGGCGTGAGCCTCGAGGTCGAGCAGGGCGAGGTGGTAGGGCTGCTGGGTCCGAACGGTGCCGGCAAGACCACCACGTTCTACATGATAGTTGGACTCGAAGCGGCCCAGGGGGGTAGCATAACCCTCGCGGGGCGCGACATCACGAGGCTTCCCATGCACCGCCGGGCGCGGCTCGGCTTGGGCTACCTCGCGCAAGAGCCTTCGATCTTCAGGAAGATGACGGTAGAGGAGAACATCCTCGCCGTGTTAGAGCTCATGGGGCTATCTTGCGCCGCGCGCCGCGACCGACTCGAGGGACTCCTGGACGAGCTGGCCATAGGCCACATCCGCAAGCAGATGGGGTACACGCTGTCCGGCGGGGAGCGGAGGCGGGTGGAGATAGCGAGAGCTCTAGCCACCTCGCCGAAATTCATCTTGCTGGACGAGCCTTTCACCGGGGTCGACCCGATAGCCGTTGCAGACATCCAGGAGATCATAGGGCGGTTTCGGCGGCAGGGCTTGGGCGTGCTCATCACCGATCACAACGTCCGCGACACCCTTTCCATCGTGGACCGCGCTTACATAATGCATCAAGGCAAGATCCTGGTGTCGGGCGACGCGGAGTCCATCGCTGAGGACCCCGTGGCGCGCAAGTTCTACCTTGGGGAGCGGTTTACACTTTGA